A stretch of Dermochelys coriacea isolate rDerCor1 chromosome 6, rDerCor1.pri.v4, whole genome shotgun sequence DNA encodes these proteins:
- the EIF5 gene encoding eukaryotic translation initiation factor 5 produces the protein MSVNVNRSVSDQFYRYKMPRLIAKVEGKGNGIKTVIVNMVDVAKALNRPPTYPTKFFGCELGAQTQFDVKNDRYIVNGSHEANKLQDMLDGFIKKFVLCPECENPETDLHVNPKKQTIGNSCKACGYRGMLDTNHKLCTFILKNPPENTDTSTGKKEKEKKNRKGKDKENGSVSSNETPLPPPPDELDAPRAVEDDDDDWGEDTTEEAQRRRMDEISDHAKNLTLSDDLERTVEERVNILFDFVKKKKEEGVIETSDKDIVAEAERLDVKAMGPLVLTEVLFDEKIREQIKRYRRHFLRFCHNNKKAQRYLLHGLECVVAMHQSQLISKIPHILKEMYDADLLEEEVILSWAEKASKKYVSKELAKEIRIKAEPFIKWLKEAEEESSGNEEEDEDENIEVVYSKTASVPKVETVKPVNKKDDDIDIDAI, from the exons ATGTCTGTCAATGTCAACCGCAGTGTTTCGGATCAGTTCTATCGCTACAAAATGCCCCGTCTGATTGCAAAG GTTGAGGGCAAAGGAAATGGAATAAAGACAGTTATAGTCAACATGGTTGACGTTGCAAAGGCGCTTAATCGGCCTCCAACGT aTCCCACCAAATTTTTTGGTTGTGAGCTGGGGGCACAGACCCAGTTTGATGTTAAGAATGACCGTTACATTGTCAATGGATCTCATGAGGCGAATAAGCTGCAAGACATGTTGgatggattcattaaaaaatttgtTCTCTGTCCTGAGTGTGAGAATCCTGAAACTGATCTG CATGTCAATCCCAAGAAACAAACTATAGGTAACTCTTGCAAAGCCTGTGGCTATCGAGGCATGCTTGACACAAACCATAAACTCTGCACGTTCATTCTCAAAAACCCACCTG AAAACACTGACACTagtacaggaaagaaagaaaaggaaaagaagaacagAAAAGGCAAGGATAAAGAGAATGGTTCTGTGTCTAGCAATGAGACACCATTGCCGCCACCACCAGACGAACTTGACGCTCCACGTGCAGTG GAGGATGACGACGATGACTGGGGTGAAGACACAACTGAAGAAGCCCAGAGGCGCAGAATGGATGAAATCAGTGATCATGCAAAGAACCTCACACTTAGTGATGACCTAGAAAGAACAGTAGAAGAGCGAGTCAACATATTATTTGACTTTGTTAAG aaaaagaaggaagaaggtGTCATTGAGACTTCTGACAAAGATATTGTAGCAGAAGCGGAGAGACTGGATGTAAAGGCTATGGGCCCTCTAGTTTTGACTGAAGTCCTCTTTGATGAGAAGATTCGAGAACAGATAAAGAGATATAGACGCCACTTCCTACGT TTCTGTCACAACAACAAGAAAGCTCAGAGATACCTTCTTCATGGCTTGGAGTGTGTGGTAGCCATGCATCAATCTCAGCTTATTTCTAAAATTCCACATATTCTGAAGGAAATGTATGATGCAGATCTTCTGGAAGAAGAGGTCATCCTTAGCTGGGCAGAAAAG GCCTCTAAGAAGTACGTCTCAAAAGAGCTTGCTAAAGAAATCCGCATCAAAGCAGAACCCTTTATCAAATGGCTGAAAGAAGCAGAAGAAGAGTCCTCTGGTAACGAAGAAGAGGACGAAGATGAAAATATTGAG GTGGTGTATTCCAAGACTGCCAGTGTACCTAAAGTTGAAACTGTGAAGCCTGTAAACAAGAAAGATGATGACATAGATATCGATGCCATTTAA